The sequence below is a genomic window from Acetobacteroides hydrogenigenes.
CTTTTTTGCAACAATCTCAAACACATCCGGATTGGTAAGGCACCACTGACTGGCCTTCCCCGGATGGCGCTTGCCGTTAAAGTACGAGTAGTACTCGGGGTGCGTCTTGCCGTATACGTCGGAGGGCAGCAGCTTATCGAAGGTGTGCACCCAAAGGCCGGCAGCAAACACCTCCTCGGGCTCATCCATCCTATACCAAAGCTTGTAAATGGAATCCTTACGAGCCGCATAGCATCCGGTTTGACGGTAGCGGAAGGTTGGATTCTCGAAGGTGGAGATAACGGGTAGGGTAAGCGTCTTTGTCTTGGTCAACGAGTACTCGTTCTCGCCCCAGTAGTCGACACCAAAGTACTTTTCGAGGAGCGTTACCACTCCATAAATGGAGCCCTTATCGCCTCCGCCTATAATTTTGAGGATGCCATCTTTCGAAGAAAGTAGGAACCCATCCTCCTTTAAAAGCGATGCCTTTTGAACCTCATCGGCCTGCTTAACTACCGAACGATCGCCAATTACGATGTCGTTCTTACGAGGCTTTGCCTTTGCATCCTGAATTACCGGAAGCGTGCATCCGCTGATACGCCCCACAAAGTCGTTAAGCAGCACGGCGGCGCTACGATCATTCTTGCTGTCCGATGCAACCACAATGCGCGACATCGGCTTGCCCTCCTTCACCAATGCCACCTGCCCGTAAAAGGGGATGGCTGATATGAGCAAAGGGATGGCTATTGAAGCCACCTTACCATAAAATATCTTCATTACTCTCTCTTATTTCAATAAGAATACAATTATTTGTACTCTCCTTATTTGGTGTTGTAAGCTATGTTTGTTTTTACAACAAAAAAACTCATTCATATATGTAGGTAAGGAGCCGAGAAAATATCGGCTCCTTATTACCACTCTTATTTCCAATTAACCTCAGAATCAATACTTCTTTTTTTACGACAACCACCTGCAATCGCTGCTGTTGAATTTTATCGCGAAGTATAGAGGCTCTAACCTAAAACTACTATTTTACCTTTTTATCCCACCAAAGTCTTGTACTGTAATTATCAGATCCATTTAACAGCAGAACGGCGGTAGTATAGTTTATGCGATTGTTCTCTACCTCATCAGGAGGAAATGGAATACGGCTTGCAAGTTTTGTTGTTAAGGTAGGATCCCCACTACTATTTAACTTTACCGGCATAAAGCGAGGATATCCTGTTCGGCGCTGTTCGCTCCATGCTTCCAAACCAAGAGGCCAAATAGCTATCCATTTTTGGGTTATTATACGCTCTAAATTTTCTTCAAAAGGAGCCTCCGATACCCACTTTATCGTAATGGAACTTTGTGATGGTTCAGAATACAGTCCCTGAGGATCAACATAATCCGCAGGTCTAAAGGTGTCATTTGCGAGATATGCCTCTGCGCTTATCAAACCATACTGTTCGAATGACAGTTTTATCCCTTCTTTGTAAAGTTGCTCTGCAGTTTCCCCTACATTCCAGCCTCTAAGGGCTCCTTCGGCTAGCAAGAATGCGACCTCTGAAGCATTCATCCATAAGAGTTTATCCGTTGGATTTGCTACTGGTGCTGAGTACTTCAAAGCCCAAGCTTTGCTTGAAATTGAAATACCGCATCGTAAGCCAAAGTAGCCTTTATTGCCATTTATCTCGCTCAACTGAAAATATTTCTCCATTCTTGGGTCCTTATAGCCTTCCATGTAGGATACAATGTCCGCGCATACACGGGTATCGGTATAAGCATCCCACATTACATTTATTGGATTTCTAGGAAATGCTATAAATGCGTTATCAGAATTCTTTTTTATAACCCCAATGGGATGGATAATGGCTTCGATTACCATTCTCTTTGCCAACACCTCGTTGGCATAAACAATTCGCATCGCCATGCGTAGCTTTAAAGAGTTGGCGAACTTTATCCATTTTACAAAGTCTCCTCCATAAACCTCGTCATAAGCAGCTAGAGGATTCGTGCCTCTATTTTTATTGACATATTCGGTTAGCGTGTTAATAGCATCGGTCAAATCGGCAAACATAGCCTTGTAGACATCTTCTTGCGAATCATACTCAACGGATACAGCACCCCTTCCTGCTTTTGAATAAGGAATTGGCCCATACATATCGGTAATTCGATGAAATGCAGCAACCCTTAGTATTTGTGCCCATGCAAAGTATGCACCTTGCCCTTTAGTCTCTTTCTTAATTAGAATCCATGGGCCATATATTTTTGTAAAAGTTGTACTAAAAGGATAGCTTATCCAATAGTTTGGAGCGTTGAAAGTTGCAAAATTATTTTTCCATCCATCATTGGTAATGCTCATATATCTGCCATATACATCTCCTATCAAACTGTTGCACATCTGATAGTCGTTTTCTTGAACGGGATTTACCGATTCCTGCATCTGAGGAAAAAAGGCTCCAAGTTTATAGTTATCGCCATTCATTAAATCTGGAGTTAGCTGCGTTTCGTCGGCATTTAAATCGCGAAACATCTCTGAGCATGAAACGATGAGCATACAACCCACTCCGAAGAACAGCTTACTGAATACTCTATAGATGCAACTTTTATTCATAGTTCTGTTCTTCTTATTTAAAGTTGGAATTTCAAGCTGAAGCCTACTTTCCGTAGGCTAGGCTGCATAAAGTAGTCGATTCCTTGGTAGAAGGTTCCTGTTGATGGAGTTAATTCTGGATCAAAAGGAGCTTTGCAGTAGAGCATCCAAAGATTTCTGCCAACAAAGGATAGATTAATGCTCATTTTATTTCCAAACCACGATGATGGAAAAGTGTAGCCAAATCGAACTTCTTGCATACGAATATTTGTAGCACTATATACATAGTGAGAATAAACACCTCCCCGACCAATTGTCTCGTACCATTTCTGCGCATCAAACTTGCTATTGTTTACGGTAACACCACCATTGTCTCTTGCTACTTCTGTTTCTTTAGTTACACCAAAGCCATCGAGTACAGCTTGTGTTGCAGATATTACTTTGCCTCCAAAACGAGCAGAAAACATAAAGCTCAAATCGAACTTTTTCCAACTAAATTCATTGTTATAGCCCAGATTGCATTTTGGTAAAGATGTACCCACTTTACGTATTACATTAGCATCTACAGATAGGTTCCCATCGGCATCTACTACTATATTTCCCTTGTTATCTTTTTTCAACTCTGTTTTTGTGTACAAATCCCCTATTGTTCCACCTTCTGTTAGTATAATGTCTGATGATCCGATCCCTCCCTTACTTATTTTATCAATCCTAACAGGAGCCCCTGTTGGATCTATTAAGTTAGTATCGAAAAGTTTTACGATTTCATTTTTATTTTGACTGTACACAATACCCGAACTCCAGCTTAAATCATCCCAACTCTTTTTTACCTTTAGGGTAAGCTCAATACCTCTGTTTTCTACATTTCCAGTTTGTACATACCATGAATCGTAGCCCGACGATGTAGATATTGGCATGTTGAAGGTTTGCTTTGTAGTATTCGATTTGTATAAGGTGAAATCTAAGCTGACTATATTTTCAAATAGGGTTGAATTAAAGCCAACCTCCCAAGAATTTGTACGTTCTGGATAAAGCCTATCAATTGGCATATAGGTGGTTGTCTTCCATTGTCCTGTTGAGTTATCTTTTTGATATGTAGGTATGCTAATATATGGAGGTATTGCAGATCCTACGGAAGCCCACGAAGCCCTGATCTTTAAATAAGAAATGCTTTTTGGAAGAGTTACCATCTGATTTAGCAGCATGGAAAATCCTACAGATGGGTAAAAGAAGCTTTTTTTAGGCATGTTAACCAGTGTTGAACTCCAATCGTTTCGGCCTGTAAGGGTAACAAACGCCATGCTTCTCCACCCCAATTCAGCATTTGTAAAGATGGACGGCGTCATAATGTTCGAAGGCCCAATCTTATCAAAAATTTTAGAGTCTCTGCCCTGAATATCTACGTTATTTGCTGAAAAGAAATTGGGTACATCCTTTAGAGGTCCCTGTATCCCGAACATTTTAAGCTTGTTATACGAAACCGATGTCCCAATATTCGTAGAAAGGCTAAATTCTTTAGACGATTTGTTGATGTTTGCTATAGCATCTGCATATAGCTGGCGATCATCATCATTCTGATTCATATAAAAACCTTTAGGTCCGGCAAACAAACCTATCGTACTTGCATAATACTTTTTAGTATACTTATTTTCAGCATTGTCAACACGTATTCTTCCTGTAATATTTAGCCAGCTGTTTGCTAAATACTTCAGATTTGCATTAAGCATGTAGCGAGTTTTCTTATTCTCATAAATATTCCGATTAACAACCCAGTATGGGTTTTGCATGTTCAGACCTTGATCTCCATATGGCCAATACTGCACATAAATATTTCTATCAGAATTAAATCGCTCATAGTATTGAACCTCTTTAAAACTATCGCTCCGAGGAAAGGTGTAAATTGCCGTTAAGGGGTTAAAATATTTTCCTTGAGCCATCATATTCCTATCGTTCTGCATTATATAGGATAGGCCAATATCAAAAAGCATTTTGCCTTCCAGAAAAGATGAAGAGTTCCGGTAGGTAAAGTTGTACCTATTATACTTGTTGTTGGGAATAATTCCAGTCGAATTTGTTGTAGCTAAAGATATGTACGTTTGAGCCTTAGCATTTCCGATTGATAGTGAAACCGAATTCTGGACATTAACTCCTGTATTAAAAAAATCTTTTGGATTATATTCTGATTTTGTATTTAACTTTTGTCCCCAACTCGCATATATACCTTCGTTGTTGCCATAAGTATTCTGAAACCTCGGCATAATAAAGGGGGTCATAAAGTCGGTATTATTGCTGATGGTTAAATGCGTATTCCCAGCCTTTCCTGTTTTAGTAGTAATTATTATTACCCCATTTGCTGCACTACTACCGTATAAGGCAGCAGCAGCAGCCCCTGTTAGAATAGAGATGCTCTCAATATCTTCGGGATTGATATCAGAAATACCTTCTCCTCGGGGTTGTGAGGAGTATTCTCCTAACGTTTCTCCATTACTGGTATTAAGCATTGGAATTCCGTCAACTACATATAGTGCATTATTATTGCCGTTGATTGATTTTGGTCCACGCATTAAAACTTTTGTGGCTCCACCTATGCCTGCTGAAGAGCTATTTATCGAAACGCCCGCAATTTTGCTTGTCAACGAGTTTACAAAGTTCGGATCTTTTGCTTCTGTCAACACCTCTGAACCAATCTCCTGTATATTGTAGCTAAGTGCATTTTGCTTTCTCTTGATTCCTAATGCGGTAATAACAACCTCATTTATCTTTTTGAAATCTTCATTCAGGATTACGTTTATAAACGTTACATTCTTTACTGGTATACTTTGGGGTATAAAACCGATATATGAAATATTCAAGATATCGTCAGCTGAGGCAGGAATCGAAAAGTTTCCATTAACATCAGTTGTTGTGCCCCATGACGTTCCTCTAATGCTAATGTTTACTCCTATCAGATTTTCTCCTTTTGGATCTTTTACATTACCTTTTACCACATACTTACCCGCTTGATCTGCAAGAGGTATTCTTACCGATTTTTGCGATAGTATGATGTGATTCTCCTCAATAGAGAAGGTTAAGTTTGTGCCTTTAAGTAGCTTGTGCAAAACAGATTCTAAAGGTTCATCCTTTGCGTTAATTGAGACCAAGTTGGAAGGGTTTACATCTGTATTACTGTACACAACCAGCATTGAAGCTTGATTTCCAATATCTCTAAGAACGTTTCCCAGTGTAGTCTTTTTGTAGTTTAAGTTAATTCGAATCGTTTGACTTCTGGCTGTTAGTGAAGTAGTTAAGAGTAAAAGCAATAGAGTAGAGGGTAGGAGCAATTTTTTTGCTCTTGCCATTATTACTAAAATCCACCCGCTATACTTATTATTGCTTAATAAACTCTCCATTGCTTAAAATTGCATCATACGATGTATTACAGAATTGCAAATTGCAAAAGAATTATTCCCGTTATTAGCACGTTGCTATAGCACCATCAATTTGTGAACCAACGCTATTAGTAAAATCTAATAGGTTTGTCATCTAAGCGATACCTGCTAAAGTAGCTGTTTTTGTAAAAAGTCTCAAAGGTTAGCCGTTACACATTATCGTCAAAGCTATTTTGGGTAAGTATTTTGTGTGAACGAAACTAAATTCTTGTTGTACTTTTTTCAAAAAATTTGGAGGCTGACCCAATTGTTGAATGTGACCTAAATTCAAACACGCAACTTTAGGATTCAATTCATATTTGAGTCAGCCTCCTTTTCAAAGTAGGATCAAAAAGACTAATTTACGGATTAAAAGTTTGAAGATCCAGCATTAGTATCCCACCAAAGCATTGTGGCTGGAGAATCTTTTGCTCCTTTTAGTAGCTTAACAGCTTTTTCCACCTCTGCTTTATTGGTATTATACTCATCCTGTGGGAAGCGAAGCCTACGAATCATTACAGTAGAGCTGATTTCTCCGTTGCTGTTGTTCTCAACAATAGGGAATAACTTTGGATATCCAGTTCTACGGAACTCAGCCCAAGCCTCACCCCCTTCAGGGAACATTGCAATCCACTTTTGGGTAATAATCTTTTCTAACTTTACCTCGTTAGAAGCGCTTTCGTCCCATTTAACTGTAACCTTTGATGCTGCAGGAGCATTATATTTAGGATTCTTATAGTCCACATAGTTTGCAGGAATGCTTACTGCATCGTCAAGATACTTAGCTGCTCCGGAAACATCCCATTGTCCCATAGATGTTTCAACTCCCGATTGGTAAAGTTGAGCGGGTGTTCCTCCCATGTTGCTCCAGCCTCTTAGGGCTCCTTCGGCTCTAAGGAAGTACACTTCAGCAGCGGTCATCAGCGTAACTGGAGTAACATATCTATTGTTCATGTTAAATATTTCTCCAACATTCGAATACTTAACACGAAGTTCCTTGCTAGTCATGTAAATACCTTGGCGTATACCACGATACTTGCCATTAATGTTTGGATCAGAGTCTGTGGCTTTTGCAAAATACCTTTCAATACGAGGATCATTCAAACCTGAAAGAATAGATTCCATATCAGCGCTCATTCTAGAGTCGTTGTAGTCGTATGCAACAATCGTAAGAGGATGGCCCATATTTACGGTAGGTACATTTATATTTTGGCTATTCCTTTCAATAACACCGTACGGGTTGGTCATCGCCTTTTCACCTTCCATCTTTGCCTTTGCAGGATTTACCTTTGAGATACGAACTGCAAGACGAAGTCGTAAAGAGTTTGCCCACTGAATCCATTTCTTATAGTCACCCTTATAGATAAGATCGGCAGCACCTAATCGATTAACCGAACTCTCTGGTCCACTTAAGTGTGCATTTAAGTACTCTACTGCCTGATCGAGTTCCGAGAAAAACTGATTGTATATTGCCTCTTGTGAATCATACTCCGAGCTAACCGATCCCGAACCATATTTCGAGTAAGGAATAGGGCCGTAAAGGTCTGTGCAACGATGCATTCCTTCTACCTTTAGAATTAGAGCAACGGCATACACATCCAAGAACTTCTTTTGATCAAAGGTTAACTTTTTCACATTTAGCCAAGGCTTCATAATGTTGTTATTGTACAGGCCAAATGCAAACCCGTTCCAACCTTCCATCATGAAATAGTTGATGTTGTTCTTATCGTTATTGTATGGAGTTGGAGGGGTTAAGTAGCCTCCAAAAAGGTCGCTATTCAAGTTCTGAGCTATTTGCCACTCCCAGTTTCCTCCACTATTGTTATAGTAAATCGACTGCTCCATCTGAGGGAAATATGCTTTGAGATAAATCCAGTCGGCTTGTTTAAGATCGTCTGTTACAGCATATGGATTACGGTTGTAATCATCAAAGCTATCGGTGCAGCTACTAAAGCTAACTAGGAGAGTAGCTAGTGCTATTAAGTATTTTAATTTATTCATCTTCGTTCTTTTTAAAAGTTTACATTCAAGCTAAAGCCAATACTTCTTGTGGTAGGTAAACCGAAGTTATCTGCATTAGATCCACCATTTCCTGATGTTGTCAAGATGTTATCGGGATCATATGGAGCATCCTTATAAATAAAGAACAGATTTCTACCTACTAGAGAAAGACGAACTCCGCTTACAACTTTCAGCTTGCTTACAACAGATTGGGGTAGCATATACGAAAGAGAGAGTTCTCTTAGCCTGAAGTTCGTGGCTTTGTATACGTTTATCTCGCCTATTGGTGCAGTTTTGTAGTAGGTTTGGGCGTCAATCTTGCCATCAAAGTTAGAAGACGTTGTTACATCTGCCTTTCCGGTTTCTTTAACAACGGTATTCAGTACGCCGGTGATGTGTACTCCTTCGTTATCTCTTGCATCAGCAGTAACCTCGCTACGTCCTGCACCATCTAGGAAGTTTTGAGTCAAGGAAACAACGTTACCACCAACTCTTCCATCAACAAGTAGGCCTAGCGATACGTTCTTATATGTGAACTCGTTCTTGAAACCAAGCATGTACTTTGGATTTACGCTGCCTATCTTTTCTTCTGAATTGCTTTGAGATAGCTGTAAGCTTCCTTCGTTACCATTCTCAATTACCTTGGTCACAATGATTCTACCTTCGCTATCGCGTTTTAGTCGCTTTGCATACATAAGTCCCCACTCTTCGCCTTCATAGAGCCTGAACTTAAATCCGGCATTGCTCAACTCAAATCCGTTGTCCTTATATTGGCTTGGTAGAGAAATAATCTTATTGGTATTAAAGGATAGGTTTACAAAGCCATCCCAACTAAAATCGTTGGTTTTAACAGGGGTAAAGCCTAGCGTAAACTCCATTCCTCTATTACGAACTTCTCCTGCATTGATGTAGTACTTAGAGAATCCAGACCCCGATGTGTTATCTACCAAGAAGTATTGGTTCTTAGTATTTGTTTGATAAGCAGACATGTCAAACGACAACCTGTTGTTGAGAATGCGAAGAGTTAAACCTCCTTCAATAGAAGTCGAGCGTTCTGGTTTTAGATCGGTAAATGGCTTAACCGTATTAGCTTCAATAATGCCTCCATTGTTAATCTTATCGGCAGGCTCAGTTAGCCCCCAAGGCATATCGTTACCAACTTGGGTCCAAGAAAAGCGCATTTTACCGAAGTCTAACCATTCTGGATTTAGGTTCATATTCTTCAGTAGCTGAGAGAAAATTAGAGAAGCCCCAACAGAAGGATAGAAGTAGCTTCTGTTTTTTGCAGGAAGCGTCGAAGACCAGTCGTTTCGACCGGTAACATCAAGATATGCAACATCAGCATAACCTAACGATACAGTACCAAAAACAGACTGCAGCTGCTTGTGCTCTTTTTTATTAGTTGCATTTCCTTTACCTACAAAGTTTCGGAGATCAAATAGGTTTGGAATAGCAAGGTCGCCTAGGTCGTTATTTACAACATACAACTTGGTGTCATTAACGCTAGAACCAAGCGTAGCATTTACGGAGAACTTATTAATTTCTTTATTTAGCGATAGTAGCACATCGCCGTAAGCTTGGGTATTTGAATTTGTTTCGTAGTTATAGCGACCTCCACGACCTGCAATGGTTTCGATACCCGAATAAACCTTACGCTCGCTTAAAAGATTTGTTTTATCGTAGCTACCTCTAATTTGTAAATTTAACCAATCGGTGAAGTTGAACTTAACGTTTGCTTTAGTAATAACCTTATCTACTCCAACAGTGTATATATGTCTATTTACTAACCAGTATGGGTTCTTATTTATATCGCGTTCGTGGATCCAATTTTGCTTCATTAATCCATTTCTACTTGGATCAGGAATTTCGTAGGTGTCCTTATACTTGTTGAATTCGGATGTTCCTTCTGGATATAAGTATAGACCAACTAAGGGGTTAAAGTATTGACCAGGAGCTGCGGGTGCATTGTCGATATCCTGCTTTGTTAATGCAATGCTTCCATCAACTTCAACAAACTTATTGAAGAAGGTAGAGGTGTTCCTTAAGCTAAAGTTATGCTTAGTAAACTCATTCTTTGGAACAATACCCGAAGCAGAGGTGTTTTGGTACGAAATGAAGTTTTGAGAAGTTTTATTTCCACCACTAATTGAGATTCCGTTTTGGTACATAACTCCTGTATTGAAGAAGTCTTCTACGAAAGAGTTGCTCAAATCTTCATTTGTTCTTTTAGCACCCCATGCATCGTTGGTTTGATTCTTCTTTCCATCAACCCCCATGGTATACCTATCCTGAAACTTGTAGGTCAAATAGGGAATATCTGTTTGTATTGTAGAGGTAAAGCTTACGGCTGTTTTATCGGAAGCACCACGTTTAGTTGTAATTACTATTACACCATTTGAGGCTTGACTTCCGTACAATGCAGCTGCAGTTGCTCCTTTCAAAACGTTGATACTTTCAATATCGTCTGGATTAATACCAGCAAGGCCACCTCCTGCATCAACTCCACCTCCGTAGCCACCTTCGGCTCCAGTTTGAGAGAAGTTTCCGCTACTAATTGGGGTACCATCAACGACATATAGAGGTTGGTTATTACCCTGAATTGATCGGTTACCACGAAGTACGATCTTTACAGAGCTACCAACTCCCGAGCCAGA
It includes:
- a CDS encoding RagB/SusD family nutrient uptake outer membrane protein yields the protein MNKSCIYRVFSKLFFGVGCMLIVSCSEMFRDLNADETQLTPDLMNGDNYKLGAFFPQMQESVNPVQENDYQMCNSLIGDVYGRYMSITNDGWKNNFATFNAPNYWISYPFSTTFTKIYGPWILIKKETKGQGAYFAWAQILRVAAFHRITDMYGPIPYSKAGRGAVSVEYDSQEDVYKAMFADLTDAINTLTEYVNKNRGTNPLAAYDEVYGGDFVKWIKFANSLKLRMAMRIVYANEVLAKRMVIEAIIHPIGVIKKNSDNAFIAFPRNPINVMWDAYTDTRVCADIVSYMEGYKDPRMEKYFQLSEINGNKGYFGLRCGISISSKAWALKYSAPVANPTDKLLWMNASEVAFLLAEGALRGWNVGETAEQLYKEGIKLSFEQYGLISAEAYLANDTFRPADYVDPQGLYSEPSQSSITIKWVSEAPFEENLERIITQKWIAIWPLGLEAWSEQRRTGYPRFMPVKLNSSGDPTLTTKLASRIPFPPDEVENNRINYTTAVLLLNGSDNYSTRLWWDKKVK
- a CDS encoding SusC/RagA family TonB-linked outer membrane protein codes for the protein MESLLSNNKYSGWILVIMARAKKLLLPSTLLLLLLTTSLTARSQTIRINLNYKKTTLGNVLRDIGNQASMLVVYSNTDVNPSNLVSINAKDEPLESVLHKLLKGTNLTFSIEENHIILSQKSVRIPLADQAGKYVVKGNVKDPKGENLIGVNISIRGTSWGTTTDVNGNFSIPASADDILNISYIGFIPQSIPVKNVTFINVILNEDFKKINEVVITALGIKRKQNALSYNIQEIGSEVLTEAKDPNFVNSLTSKIAGVSINSSSAGIGGATKVLMRGPKSINGNNNALYVVDGIPMLNTSNGETLGEYSSQPRGEGISDINPEDIESISILTGAAAAALYGSSAANGVIIITTKTGKAGNTHLTISNNTDFMTPFIMPRFQNTYGNNEGIYASWGQKLNTKSEYNPKDFFNTGVNVQNSVSLSIGNAKAQTYISLATTNSTGIIPNNKYNRYNFTYRNSSSFLEGKMLFDIGLSYIMQNDRNMMAQGKYFNPLTAIYTFPRSDSFKEVQYYERFNSDRNIYVQYWPYGDQGLNMQNPYWVVNRNIYENKKTRYMLNANLKYLANSWLNITGRIRVDNAENKYTKKYYASTIGLFAGPKGFYMNQNDDDRQLYADAIANINKSSKEFSLSTNIGTSVSYNKLKMFGIQGPLKDVPNFFSANNVDIQGRDSKIFDKIGPSNIMTPSIFTNAELGWRSMAFVTLTGRNDWSSTLVNMPKKSFFYPSVGFSMLLNQMVTLPKSISYLKIRASWASVGSAIPPYISIPTYQKDNSTGQWKTTTYMPIDRLYPERTNSWEVGFNSTLFENIVSLDFTLYKSNTTKQTFNMPISTSSGYDSWYVQTGNVENRGIELTLKVKKSWDDLSWSSGIVYSQNKNEIVKLFDTNLIDPTGAPVRIDKISKGGIGSSDIILTEGGTIGDLYTKTELKKDNKGNIVVDADGNLSVDANVIRKVGTSLPKCNLGYNNEFSWKKFDLSFMFSARFGGKVISATQAVLDGFGVTKETEVARDNGGVTVNNSKFDAQKWYETIGRGGVYSHYVYSATNIRMQEVRFGYTFPSSWFGNKMSINLSFVGRNLWMLYCKAPFDPELTPSTGTFYQGIDYFMQPSLRKVGFSLKFQL
- a CDS encoding RagB/SusD family nutrient uptake outer membrane protein, whose protein sequence is MNKLKYLIALATLLVSFSSCTDSFDDYNRNPYAVTDDLKQADWIYLKAYFPQMEQSIYYNNSGGNWEWQIAQNLNSDLFGGYLTPPTPYNNDKNNINYFMMEGWNGFAFGLYNNNIMKPWLNVKKLTFDQKKFLDVYAVALILKVEGMHRCTDLYGPIPYSKYGSGSVSSEYDSQEAIYNQFFSELDQAVEYLNAHLSGPESSVNRLGAADLIYKGDYKKWIQWANSLRLRLAVRISKVNPAKAKMEGEKAMTNPYGVIERNSQNINVPTVNMGHPLTIVAYDYNDSRMSADMESILSGLNDPRIERYFAKATDSDPNINGKYRGIRQGIYMTSKELRVKYSNVGEIFNMNNRYVTPVTLMTAAEVYFLRAEGALRGWSNMGGTPAQLYQSGVETSMGQWDVSGAAKYLDDAVSIPANYVDYKNPKYNAPAASKVTVKWDESASNEVKLEKIITQKWIAMFPEGGEAWAEFRRTGYPKLFPIVENNSNGEISSTVMIRRLRFPQDEYNTNKAEVEKAVKLLKGAKDSPATMLWWDTNAGSSNF
- a CDS encoding SusC/RagA family TonB-linked outer membrane protein — its product is MKKKASLILFVLLAFLSSAMGQIKVSGTVKDLNGNLIPGVSVAQKGTTSGTTTDVDGKFTLKVTNENAVLQFSFVGMKTLMLPLNGKTYFEVVLENQSVGIDEVVVTAMGIKRSEKSLAYATQKLSGKELTAVPSSNFLGNLAGKTSGMQVSSSGSGVGSSVKIVLRGNRSIQGNNQPLYVVDGTPISSGNFSQTGAEGGYGGGVDAGGGLAGINPDDIESINVLKGATAAALYGSQASNGVIVITTKRGASDKTAVSFTSTIQTDIPYLTYKFQDRYTMGVDGKKNQTNDAWGAKRTNEDLSNSFVEDFFNTGVMYQNGISISGGNKTSQNFISYQNTSASGIVPKNEFTKHNFSLRNTSTFFNKFVEVDGSIALTKQDIDNAPAAPGQYFNPLVGLYLYPEGTSEFNKYKDTYEIPDPSRNGLMKQNWIHERDINKNPYWLVNRHIYTVGVDKVITKANVKFNFTDWLNLQIRGSYDKTNLLSERKVYSGIETIAGRGGRYNYETNSNTQAYGDVLLSLNKEINKFSVNATLGSSVNDTKLYVVNNDLGDLAIPNLFDLRNFVGKGNATNKKEHKQLQSVFGTVSLGYADVAYLDVTGRNDWSSTLPAKNRSYFYPSVGASLIFSQLLKNMNLNPEWLDFGKMRFSWTQVGNDMPWGLTEPADKINNGGIIEANTVKPFTDLKPERSTSIEGGLTLRILNNRLSFDMSAYQTNTKNQYFLVDNTSGSGFSKYYINAGEVRNRGMEFTLGFTPVKTNDFSWDGFVNLSFNTNKIISLPSQYKDNGFELSNAGFKFRLYEGEEWGLMYAKRLKRDSEGRIIVTKVIENGNEGSLQLSQSNSEEKIGSVNPKYMLGFKNEFTYKNVSLGLLVDGRVGGNVVSLTQNFLDGAGRSEVTADARDNEGVHITGVLNTVVKETGKADVTTSSNFDGKIDAQTYYKTAPIGEINVYKATNFRLRELSLSYMLPQSVVSKLKVVSGVRLSLVGRNLFFIYKDAPYDPDNILTTSGNGGSNADNFGLPTTRSIGFSLNVNF